One stretch of Chryseobacterium indologenes DNA includes these proteins:
- a CDS encoding dihydrodipicolinate synthase family protein, translating to MSTKLNWEGIYPAVLTPFTKEGKIDFEMFAVNTEAQIKAGVHGIILAGTLGEASALETEEKFELLQYAKKITQGRVPVILNLSENTTKNAVNFAQKAKELGADGLMLLPPMRYKADSREVVEYFKAVATATDLPILIYNNPVDYGIYVTLEMFDELIEYPTIQAVKESTRDLANVTRMINRFGKRIKILGGVDTICLETLMLGADGLVAGLVDAFPNETMAMYNYAKAGQYNKAVAIYRWFMPLLELDIHPKLIQYIKLAATAEGISNPYVRAPRLELQGEEAQKVNKIIEEGRANRPTLD from the coding sequence ATGAGTACAAAACTAAACTGGGAAGGAATTTATCCTGCTGTATTAACTCCTTTTACAAAAGAAGGAAAGATTGATTTTGAAATGTTTGCTGTTAATACAGAAGCCCAGATTAAAGCCGGTGTTCACGGAATTATCCTTGCCGGAACATTAGGAGAAGCCAGCGCGCTGGAAACTGAAGAAAAGTTTGAACTTCTTCAATATGCTAAAAAGATTACACAGGGCAGAGTTCCGGTTATCCTTAACCTTTCTGAAAATACAACCAAAAATGCAGTCAATTTTGCTCAAAAAGCAAAAGAATTAGGAGCTGATGGATTAATGCTTCTTCCCCCAATGCGTTACAAAGCTGATAGCCGTGAAGTGGTAGAGTACTTCAAAGCCGTTGCCACAGCTACAGACCTTCCTATCCTTATCTATAACAACCCTGTTGATTACGGAATTTATGTAACCCTGGAAATGTTTGATGAACTTATAGAATACCCAACCATTCAAGCGGTTAAAGAATCTACAAGAGATCTGGCCAACGTAACCAGAATGATTAACCGTTTCGGAAAAAGAATCAAAATTCTTGGTGGAGTAGATACCATTTGCCTTGAAACCTTAATGCTTGGTGCCGATGGATTGGTAGCAGGACTTGTAGACGCTTTCCCTAATGAAACAATGGCCATGTACAACTATGCTAAAGCAGGGCAATATAATAAAGCCGTTGCTATTTACAGATGGTTTATGCCATTATTGGAATTAGATATTCATCCAAAGCTTATCCAATATATCAAACTGGCTGCTACCGCTGAAGGAATAAGCAATCCGTATGTAAGAGCACCACGCCTTGAGCTTCAGGGGGAAGAAGCCCAAAAAGTGAATAAGATTATAGAGGAGGGCAGAGCGAATCGTCCAACATTAGATTAA
- a CDS encoding aldehyde dehydrogenase (NADP(+)), producing MIEETSKENIEVRIQMASEAYQFLKNTTIKERSAFMNAVADQIEELGEELLNIAHTETSLPLARLTGEKARTIGQWRSYAKAVTSGIYIEPRIDLAQPEKQKGDLRKYNIGLGPVVVFGASNFPFAFSTAGGDTASAIGAGCPVIVKAHPAHPKTSQMMADAITNAVKEFGWPEGIFSHITGTSYETGTYLTQHKDIQAVAFTGSFSGGKALFDIANRRENPIPVFAEMGSINPVFALKNLIENRAEALAKEYIGSLTLGVGQFCTNPGVFIAVKGESLNRFITAVKNEIQEIAPANMLHNGIYESFEKHKANAITQPDIEVIASRETEEGKGSPAIIKTNAQNFLNNPVLSEEVFGPFGIIVACESREELIQIAQNLKGQLTITVAATSDDVRENAELIHLLKDKCGRLLFNGMPTGVEVVYAMQHGGPFPSTTDARFTSVGPDAVKRFVRPISFQNWPDEFLPEELKNENPLQISRIVDGEVNSGSLKLETV from the coding sequence ATGATTGAAGAAACATCAAAAGAAAATATTGAGGTAAGGATTCAGATGGCTTCCGAAGCATATCAGTTCCTGAAAAATACAACGATAAAAGAAAGATCAGCATTTATGAATGCAGTTGCCGATCAGATTGAAGAGTTAGGAGAAGAACTTCTCAACATCGCTCATACTGAGACTTCATTACCTCTGGCAAGACTTACCGGTGAAAAAGCAAGAACAATAGGCCAATGGAGAAGTTATGCAAAAGCTGTAACCTCAGGAATCTACATTGAGCCAAGAATTGATCTTGCCCAGCCTGAAAAACAGAAAGGAGATCTCAGAAAATATAATATAGGCTTAGGACCTGTGGTGGTTTTCGGGGCCAGTAACTTTCCATTCGCCTTTTCCACAGCAGGTGGAGATACAGCAAGTGCCATAGGAGCTGGCTGCCCTGTAATTGTAAAAGCACATCCGGCGCATCCTAAAACCTCTCAGATGATGGCTGATGCTATAACAAATGCCGTAAAAGAATTCGGATGGCCTGAAGGTATTTTCAGCCATATTACCGGAACATCCTATGAAACTGGAACTTATTTAACACAGCACAAAGATATTCAGGCTGTAGCATTTACAGGTTCTTTCAGTGGTGGAAAAGCCTTGTTTGACATCGCCAATCGCCGTGAAAACCCTATTCCCGTTTTTGCGGAAATGGGAAGCATTAATCCGGTATTTGCACTTAAAAACTTGATTGAAAACAGAGCAGAGGCTTTAGCTAAAGAATACATCGGCTCGTTAACATTAGGAGTAGGACAGTTCTGTACCAATCCGGGAGTATTTATTGCTGTTAAAGGAGAATCCCTAAATCGTTTCATCACAGCAGTTAAAAATGAAATACAGGAAATTGCACCTGCTAACATGCTCCACAATGGCATCTATGAAAGCTTTGAAAAGCATAAAGCAAATGCAATAACACAGCCTGACATTGAAGTAATCGCTTCAAGAGAAACTGAAGAAGGAAAAGGAAGTCCAGCCATTATCAAAACCAATGCTCAAAACTTCCTCAACAATCCTGTATTAAGTGAAGAAGTATTTGGACCTTTTGGAATTATTGTCGCTTGTGAAAGCAGGGAAGAACTTATACAGATTGCTCAAAATTTAAAAGGACAGTTAACCATTACTGTAGCAGCTACTTCTGATGATGTTCGTGAAAACGCTGAACTCATTCACCTTTTGAAAGATAAATGCGGAAGACTGTTATTCAACGGAATGCCAACCGGAGTAGAAGTTGTTTATGCTATGCAGCACGGAGGACCTTTCCCATCTACCACAGATGCACGCTTTACTTCCGTAGGACCGGATGCCGTAAAACGATTCGTTCGTCCTATTTCTTTTCAGAACTGGCCGGATGAATTCTTGCCAGAAGAACTTAAGAATGAAAATCCATTGCAGATCAGCAGAATTGTAGATGGAGAAGTGAATTCAGGATCGTTAAAACTAGAAACCGTATGA